From one Vicinamibacteria bacterium genomic stretch:
- a CDS encoding secretin N-terminal domain-containing protein codes for MSIAPWMVLASLVSSQTIATYRVQNRPADDLVSVAEAALGNAGSVTLDARTATLILNGPEDAVERALALLKQMDRPLRDVLVTHEIRELAELEGLSVDIRWQVGTGRLRIGTLPLPVDGVRIALAGGTESRKARSRSVLRLLEGGSGAIVTGDLLPFVYQPYPGVQDVAFVAAETGFEATVSITGPSGDEKVHLDLRPFSGRMEGGGGLRYTAAVTSATISPGETVVIGEASREASARSADFQGAATSRAHEERVLLVSVVIE; via the coding sequence ATGAGCATCGCACCCTGGATGGTTCTGGCTTCTTTGGTGTCGAGCCAGACCATTGCCACGTATCGCGTGCAGAACCGTCCCGCGGACGACTTGGTATCGGTGGCCGAGGCCGCACTCGGGAACGCCGGGAGCGTAACCCTCGACGCCCGCACGGCGACGTTGATCCTGAATGGTCCGGAAGACGCGGTCGAGCGCGCCCTGGCTTTACTGAAGCAGATGGATCGTCCGTTGCGCGACGTCCTCGTGACGCACGAGATTCGGGAGCTCGCCGAGCTCGAGGGGCTTTCCGTCGACATTCGATGGCAGGTAGGCACCGGACGGCTCCGGATCGGGACTCTTCCCCTTCCGGTCGACGGGGTCCGAATCGCACTCGCGGGCGGGACCGAGTCTCGGAAAGCGCGCTCTCGCTCTGTGCTGCGTCTTCTCGAGGGTGGTAGCGGCGCCATCGTCACCGGGGACCTGCTTCCCTTCGTATACCAGCCGTATCCCGGTGTGCAAGATGTCGCGTTCGTGGCCGCCGAGACCGGATTCGAGGCAACCGTTTCGATCACGGGCCCCTCGGGAGACGAGAAAGTGCACCTGGACCTCCGGCCGTTCTCGGGGCGAATGGAAGGAGGCGGTGGGCTTCGGTACACAGCGGCAGTGACCTCGGCAACCATCTCGCCCGGGGAGACGGTCGTCATCGGGGAGGCTTCGCGCGAAGCGTCAGCCCGGTCGGCGGATTTTCAGGGAGCCGCCACGTCTCGAGCTCATGAGGAACGGGTCCTCCTCGTATCCGTCGTTATCGAGTAG